In Helianthus annuus cultivar XRQ/B chromosome 8, HanXRQr2.0-SUNRISE, whole genome shotgun sequence, a single genomic region encodes these proteins:
- the LOC110873783 gene encoding uncharacterized protein LOC110873783, with product MTPVKREIREESNQYDQQHVSPKKRPRHQEFGTGSFPVSPAQYNPLDEPSPLGLRLRKSPSLLDLIQMKLSEKAASKMGTVFEKENKNTTASATTDKLKASNFPASLLRIGTYEYKSRHEGDLVAKCYFAKRKLVWEVLQGDLKNKIEIPWCDIMALKATYPDDGPGSLDVVLTRRPMFFRETNFQPRKHTLWEATTDFTGGEASLHRRHYLQCPPGLLGKHFEKLIQSDPRLLFLSQQPEVNLESPYFEPRQSVFDEPNETNGYDLSREVGPTIFDFPHTASPSGQSCSYVGELHDSSGGPADFPLEAPSPSSVMDTSAVESIRRAGIEGLNDLSHWDQIKVPGIHPSMSMTDLVNHVENRIIEQRTSSNHPLSIDEQQSLEILEDISRCLFNDGQYGSTPSDEKSVMSKVNSLCCLLQKDPTTFQDLEPKTDCNGPRPVLGSVEEGGSVTEGTGMSRKDSIADLLLNLPRIESLPQFFYNF from the exons ATGACACCGGTGAAGAGAGAGATAAGAGAGGAATCAAATCAGTACGATCAACAACACGTATCTCCAAAAAAACGACCTAGG CATCAAGAATTCGGAACTGGTAGTTTTCCTGTATCGCCAGCACAATATAATCCACTGGATGAGCCAAGTCCGTTAGGGTTGCGGCTCCGAAAGAGCCCATCTTTGTTGGATTTGATTCAAATGAAGCTTTCAGAAAAAGCTGCTTCTAAAATGGGAAcggtttttgaaaaagaaaacaaaaacacTACTGCTTCTGCTACTACTGATAAGCTAAAGGCTTCAAACTTTCCAGCATCACTTCTGAGGATAGGTACCTATGAG TATAAGTCAAGACACGAAGGGGACTTGGTAGCTAAGTGTTACTTCGCAAAGCGGAAGCTTGTATGGGAAGTTCTTCAGGGTGATCTGAAGAATAAAATTGAAATTCCGTGGTGTGACATTATGGCTTTGAAGGCAACTTACCCAGATGATGGGCCGGGTAGTCTTGATGTAGTG CTCACTAGGAGACCTATGTTCTTCAGAGAGACTAATTTCCAGCCCAGAAAGCATACGTTATGGGAAGCAACTACAGATTTTACTGGAGGAGAAGCTAGCTTACACAG GCGTCATTATTTACAGTGTCCACCAGGCTTATTAGGCAAACACTTTGAGAAGCTGATTCAGAGTGACCCTCGACTTTTATTTCTGAGTCAGCAACCCGAGGTAAATTTGGAGTCACCGTATTTTGAACCCAGGCAATCAGTGTTTGATGAACCAAATGAAACGAACGGATATGATCTAAGCAGAGAAGTAGGACCCACTATCTTTGATTTCCCTCATACAGCCTCACCATCAGGTCAGTCTTGTTCATATGTGGGTGAGCTGCATGATTCTTCTGGTGGACCTGCGGACTTCCCTCTGGAAGCACCTTCTCCCAGCTCAG TGATGGACACGTCAGCAGTCGAAAGTATCCGAAGAGCTGGAATCGAGGGACTAAACGATCTTAGCCATTGGGACCAAATCAAGGTACCCGGGATACACCCATCGATGTCAATGACTGATTTAGTAAATCACGTTGAAAACAGAATCATAGAACAAAGAACATCCAGCAATCACCCTCTTTCCATTGACGAGCAACAAAGTTTAGAGATTCTAGAAGATATTTCCCGATGCTTATTCAACGACGGTCAATATGGGTCAACACCTTCAGACGAGAAATCTGTCATGTCAAAAGTCAACTCTCTTTGCTGTCTGTTACAGAAGGACCCTACAACATTTCAAGATCTCGAGCCCAAAACCGACTGCAACGGGCCTAGGCCTGTTTTGGGCTCGGTAGAGGAAGGTGGTTCGGTGACCGAGGGTACCGGGATGTCGAGGAAGGACTCAATTGCTGACTTGCTGCTTAATCTTCCAAGGATAGAATCTTTACCACAATTCTTCTACAACTTCTAG